The genomic window ctatTTAATAAAGTAagagtaaagtaagatctacaaacacatcaccatcaccaaaacacaattttgtcatgaatccatctgcttcctttgttaatattcacatagaccaaggtgagcaacacaggctctttagagcctctagttttcattTTCAGTTAATCAGGTAGTTTAAGAAATccgtcaactatatttggtgtatagaattaTTAAATCTACATGTCTGTCTAGCAGAGTGcttatgaccttgacctccttttcaaTTCTCAATGATTTTGTCatggttttgttattttttcaggtacattaagcaaaaggtcaactatatttgttgaatgGAATGTTTGTACGGTATGTCTGTATGGCAGGGTTCACTTGACCTTCACCCCCTCATTATTACTTGATTTTGAGAAAAAGCAGGCAACTTTGattgataattgtctcattatatcataccacatctccttaatttatAAGACATTTCAGGGTGGCCAAACTTGTTTAAACCTAAAGGACAAGAATTACTAGGATGTTTTAGCCTACATTTTATGTATCCGTATTATCATCTGATTCAGTCATGAATGCAATtataaggtgcacagttttctTTGCTTTCAAACTACTGTTTGAATCCATCCTGGTTTTCTTACTACAACTGAAAACTTCATGTGACATATACGATGTGAACTATTGGTGACATATAGAAAATTGACCTCCCTAAAATTTGAAGCTGGGTCAATTTTCCAACTAGGGGTAAAATGTGGAAAATAATAGGACGGGAGTGGTGTTATTTTTAATCAATGCCATTGTCCtacattattcatattttttaacattgaatCCTTTGATTCTCTGTTGTAACATCATACCAGCTGTCAATTGTACCTCAATATTTTAGAATTATAGATGTTTAAAATTATGAACATGATTGAGTGATCTAACACAGGATATGTTCCAAAATAACTGATACCAGACTCAACTTGTATAAAAAATTagatgattgccaaggagacaactctccacaagagatcaaaataacacagaaatctacaactataggtcaccgtacggcctttaacaatgagaaaagcccataccgcatagtcagctataaaaggccccgaaatgacaatttaaaacaatttaaacgagaaaactagggcctaatttatgtaaaaattgaacaaaaaacaaataagtttACTGATTCTGTATAATACTAAATAAATAGACATAGCAAGTTGTTATttgtagtacatgtattaaaGTCAGGTAAAATCATTTGACTGCTTAGTGTATATTTTATCCAGAagataaattgaattttgtcaagtCTTTGCCACTGTAATCACATATAAAACCTGAAGACtcattttgtttcaaacaaatACATCTAGGATACTTCAGTCCATCACTTAGTAGTACTTTACTCTCCTTTCCATCTTTTGATATAACTATTATTCTTTGAGACTCCTGGTCTGCTACAAAAATGTTACCATAAGTATCTGTACAAAGTCCATATGGTCCTGATAAATCCTGTTTATATTGCCAGATATGTTTACCTGATTGATCAACACAGTATACTGCTTTACCATCATAGTCACTATAGATTACTCTGTCGTTACAGTAAACAAGGTTCCCCAGGTATGATTCACTCTTAACTTGTATTGACTTCAGTGTATTTCCTTCTAAGTCTATAATACGGATTTCATCGTTATCCAAACCTACAACAAAAGAATCATCTGATGATGATAATCCAAAGCATTGTTTGTCTAATGTGATAACTTCGGTTACTGTTTCATTCTCCATATTGAAGATCTTAATGGCTTTCTCACTAGGATAAGTTATGCCTATAGTGTCCTGATTGATCTGTGTTACACTCAAAGCTTTACCAGGTATAGGTAACTGTTTCAGTAGTTTATTGCCATCAGGAGTAAGTAGGCTAACTTTGTCACCCCATTCGACTAGTATAAGTCTTCCATCCATCAGACAAATAATGTCACTTATCTGCTTCCCCATGTTGATCTGTATCTTATTCTCAATGTTCATggtcatgttgtttatgtttgATTGTTCTTGTGATTCTACTTGTGCTTCCCTTCTCACACCTGTCTCTTTCTTCAAATCCATGTCTGTTTTAACAATGGTTACTTCTCCTAAGGATCCTAACTTTTTAATTATCTTTTCTACTTCATTGTTTTTCTCCATTTTGATGGTAAATTCTTTTGCCCTGTCGTCTTTTTTCAGATCATCTATGTATCGTTGACATTGATGTACTTGTTGTTCAATCTGATGTATGCCTAGAAATGATTGGAGTTTGGAGGCATGTGGTATGACTGTATGTAACTGGTCTTgcattttctttaagtttttctgtttttctgcaATTTCAGCAATTAAATCTGTTGCCTTTGATTTTTCTTCATTCAGGATGGTATCTGCCTCATTGCATATCTTCTTCTCTAGGTGGGTTAAATGTTTATCTATTTCATTGCGTATTTTCACAATAAATTCTTTAATGCTTTCATATTTTTGTTCTCCTCTTTTAATGTTTTGTGAtttgttatttacaattttacctAAGAGTTGTGAGATGGAGTTAATTTCTTTCTCTACAGATTCTTTAGATTTTTCAATCTTGGTTTTCTCCACAACGCTAGCTAAACTTTTTATTCCGGTACACTTTGAATGACTTATGGATATACATTGATCACAGCAAGGCATTAAATGACAGGGACAATACAAGTTAAGCTGTTGACCATGTTTGTCACATTCTGTTCTAATAGCTTGGACAGatggtttataattttttatatcaataatctTATGATCACGTGACAACTTAGATCTTTTGTGATGACCAGAACATGTTGAACACAATCCTTCATCACAGTTGTAACACCAGATGTCAGCTTTAGTGTTTACTTTTCCTTCTATACAAGGTCCACATGGAATAGGTTTACTGGATGCCATGACCTGGAAATTTCAAAGATAAAAATTATTTTGCTTTCTTGTAGAGGTCCAAATAGTTAATGGTGAATGGATGGTGATACTTGGCCAGGAATgaccaatgtaaaaaaattcaaaggagaaaactaacacACTGATTTATGGACATGACAATGAACGAAtgtatgatctctatgtttcctgtccaataatctatgaAAATTTGCCTATTTCCAATGATTTTTTCGTGGAAATATAATAttagtacaacttgtgacgtcatcaTAAAACGCAGgaatatgaattttcaacaaaatggtttATTTCTTATCTAATCAATGTATAAGCTAAAATTTATTGTGATATTGCTCAATAAATCCTaacttgaaatttacgctaaaaaagggggccattttaggaccttacccAACTTACTCCTCTGAAcaataagacatatttttacaATGTATGGACATAGGTTACATACACATTACTCTGCATTTTATACCtagtcattaaataaaataactaatAATTTAACCAAATACCtgttgattttgttatgacaaaaGTTTAGTTCTCTATCACCATTTCTTCAATGTCAACCAACCAGGAAGTTATTTAGGACATGTCTATATCTGATTcacataattcataaatatttaaatggCGTGGAACATATGACTGACCCAAATAATAAAAGTTAGAAATAAAGACATCAGTGggatttaaattttctattagaGAAAAAAGGTTTATGTTAACAATGTTAACAATGtttctaaatatagaaaaaaatcttttggaAGAATCTGGATATATTTTGTCTCTCATCTTATTTGTAAGATGACAAAATATTTGCTATAACTTTGTATTATAGTGTGATTTTGCTCTGATTTTAACCTTGTCCATATGTAGAATCAATGTTTTCTATGCAATaacatttgtttcattttaagaaTCATGATcctatcaataaatatttcaatgaGCTTCATTAATaagactaaatattttttttgtttggctTCAACACAAAGTCTAATGTCTAATCTAATGTCTTTACTAATCTATAAACAAAACCCACCAGTAACATGTAcctgaaaataatataaacaaaataatagaaaacacaATAGTTATCATTGTTGCCCTGCCTGCCACAAAAGTCATTGTATGCGAAACAAAGGGATTAATATCTGGGGTCAGCATAAACTATTAGTAAATTGTATAAagctaaatatttcaaaatgtagaagACCTAGATTCTTCATATATATACGCCTTGTATGCGTATTCCGTCTTTCATTTGTCCTTTGTCATTGCATCATTTTCAAGATTCAGTGACTGCCTGAAATATCAGTGATTAAGTTACATGACTATATAATTAAAAGGTATTTTATGGTCATTGTAAAGGGTCTAGCTCCTTCCTTTTTCTTTGTAGGTCAGACAAGTGGATTGGGTGGATACAGTATGGCCAAGACACTACAAAGATTGTCAGACAGAATCCACTAACATAATTGACAAGATGAAATACCCAAAAGTTCAAAAGTAGGTTTAAATTGGAGGCAACTTTTCATCAAGATTTTAGTATATGACATTACttccacaggcactcgtctcagaaaaataGTTTCggtatatagggaaaaaaaattctgagacaagtgcctgtggttaaTTCATCTGGTGTTCTGATCAATGGCTAGACTAGCTGCTCTGTGGTGTTGCATTTAGAATGATTAACAATGATTTTTAGCGAAAAAAGAGGAGTGGGATTTctagcattaaaaaaaaaagttttctattTCTGAAAAAATAAGCATGTGGACCAACATTTGTACGACTTCAAGAAGGTTACAAGTGTTTTTGTCAAGTCtgtgacttttgttgcagaaagctcgacataggttGAGTGATCTGGCAGCAGcttcatattttagaaggtggaagacctggatgcttcatactttgtatatggatgcctcatgttatgaagtttccgtcagtcacatgtccaatgtccttgacctcattttcatggttcagtgactacttgaaaaaaagttaagattttttgtaatgttaaattctctcttattataagtaataggacaactatatttggtatctGTGTACCTTACAAAGTTTTCATCCCTGTCAGACAGTTTACActtaacctcgacctcattttatggatcagtgaacaagtttttgtggtcaagtccatatcgcagatactataagcaataggtttagtatattcggtgtatggaaggactgtaaggtgaacatgttctactgacaggtgtcatctgacattgacctcattttcatggttcagtagtcaaAGTTAAGTGTTTTGagttggtctttttttctaatactatatgcaataggtcaactatatttggtgtatggaaatattttatgatctatatgtcaatcATGCAGGTCTTAtttgacctagacctcattttcactgtCCATTGCTCAGTGAGAAGGTTTTGTGTTTtagtctttttttcttaaactataagcaattggtcaactatatttgttgtaaggaagaattgttagctgtacgtgcctgcctggcatggttcatctgaccttgacctcattttcatggttcattggtcaatgtttagttttctttgttaatgttaagtttatgtgacagttgtaataaagctttatattgaggtctatcaacataatatcaatgattagtaaaacgcgagacatttcagtgtgtgcactcttgttgtcaagagcttttgattttgccatttgattatcaTTAGGGACATTACGTTTCAACTTTCCAAagagtttattatattttatcatagataaagaagatgtggaatgagtgccaatgagacaactctccatccattagtcacaatttataaaagtaaaccattataggtcaaagtacatgtataagtttgtgattaggtcatttCAATGGgtaccattagtggtaggccaatgttgaTTAGTatacagttgtataagcattagcaCATCTTAGTTCCATTGCTAATATTTGGCCTATTGACTTTGAATCTTTTGCttagtttatatacatgtataagtttgtcATTGATCAGTTTAAGACGgactgctaatgttaagtcaataatatttggtatgcaattttttttggcatttgcaagtattgttcTATGGAAATTATATAGCCCCACTCCCTCATCATTGTTCATTGACTGACACTTTTACATAGTATAcaagtttgtgtttaggtttgttgaAAGGGAAagacttatgataagtcaatggtttTTGGTATGCAATTGTATTGGCATTGGCATATTCCATTTCCATGAAGATTGtgtagccatgtaccttcagtcatggtttatcaactttgattattcacaaaacttacatgttagagtattgctattttaatttcaacatttgcaattttaaaataacaaaaaggcgagacatatctctgtgataacattttatattatatatattaacattttttatcatgattttagGTATTGTTTAATGAGTGTGAAGGGATGTTATACAGATTTCCATGTAGACTTTGGGGGGACATCTGTATGGTATCATATACTACATGGGAAAAAAGTAAGTATAAGTTATATAGatctaagaagatgtggtatgcgtgccaatgagacaactctcaatccgagtcacaatttgtaaaaaagtaaatcaatattGGTCAATAACAGTCTTAAACACGAAACCTTGGTTCACACTAAACAGCAAttctataaagggccccaaaaatgacatgtgtaaaaccattcgaacaGGGAAACCAATGGTGTAATCTACACAAAAAATGAGAAACGCATATGAACCACATTAACacacaacaactactgaacatcagatcactgactttggacaggtgcaaacaaatgcagcaggtttaaacattttaacaggTACAAACTTTATGCTGTAAATAGATAccataatattcataatattgtgaattaaaaaaaaatctatttttactTGAAAGCCCATGATCAGTGTAATAAAATGATGTAAATCTGAATCTAGTCatactttataaataaaatatgttattaaaaattTCGTATTTTTAAAAGTTGCAGATACAGTATTAGGTGCATGAATGAATCTTAAATGTTACggacaaagggaaataactctagtTGAATTGTTTTTT from Mytilus galloprovincialis chromosome 5, xbMytGall1.hap1.1, whole genome shotgun sequence includes these protein-coding regions:
- the LOC143076548 gene encoding uncharacterized protein LOC143076548 isoform X1; amino-acid sequence: MASSKPIPCGPCIEGKVNTKADIWCYNCDEGLCSTCSGHHKRSKLSRDHKIIDIKNYKPSVQAIRTECDKHGQQLNLYCPCHLMPCCDQCISISHSKCTGIKSLASVVEKTKIEKSKESVEKEINSISQLLGKIVNNKSQNIKRGEQKYESIKEFIVKIRNEIDKHLTHLEKKICNEADTILNEEKSKATDLIAEIAEKQKNLKKMQDQLHTVIPHASKLQSFLGIHQIEQQVHQCQRYIDDLKKDDRAKEFTIKMEKNNEVEKIIKKLGSLGEVTIVKTDMDLKKETGVRREAQVESQEQSNINNMTMNIENKIQINMGKQISDIICLMDGRLILVEWGDKVSLLTPDGNKLLKQLPIPGKALSVTQINQDTIGITYPSEKAIKIFNMENETVTEVITLDKQCFGLSSSDDSFVVGLDNDEIRIIDLEGNTLKSIQVKSESYLGNLVYCNDRVIYSDYDGKAVYCVDQSGKHIWQYKQDLSGPYGLCTDTYGNIFVADQESQRIIVISKDGKESKVLLSDGLKYPRCICLKQNESSGFICDYSGKDLTKFNLSSG